In a single window of the Enoplosus armatus isolate fEnoArm2 chromosome 15, fEnoArm2.hap1, whole genome shotgun sequence genome:
- the ccdc28b gene encoding coiled-coil domain-containing protein 28B has product MEDKRKKRSPKVSLPQPPPPPINPRKLSVLPASKSATFSLGLPQPPSPKNRGKFKRSIGAPGQPKEVFAAVVAPPKTTRPHKEKPRAPQPAGPSKVVQSSPLQHSFLTDVSDVREMEGGLLNLLNDFHSGKLQAFGKVCSFEQLEHVREMQEKLARLHFSLDSHVEELSEDQRKCASDHNLEHLLCNLEELSTSIQKLHLAENQDLPKTSGP; this is encoded by the exons atggaagaCAAACGCAAGAAGCGGAGCCCAAAGGTGTCTCTGCCccagccccctcctccccccatcaACCCCCGCAAACTCTCCGTCCTGCCTGCAAGCAAAAGTGCCACCTTCTCTCTCGGTCTGCcgcagcccccctcccccaagaACAGAGGCAAGTTTAAGCGGTCCATAGGAGCACCAGGACAGCCCAAAGAGGTGTTCGCAGCCGTCGTAGCTCCACCAAAGACTACCAG gCCCCACAAGGAGAAGCCCAGAGCCCCTCAGCCCGCAGGACCCAGCAAAGTAGTGCAGTCTTCCCCCCTGCAGCACTCCTTCCTCACAGATGTCTCAGACgtgagggagatggagggaggccTCCTCAACCTACTCAACGACTTCCACTCAGGCAAACTACAGGCGTTTG GTAAGGTGTGCTCCTTCGAGCAGCTGGAGCATGTGCGTGAGATGCAGGAGAAGCTGGCACGACTGCACTTCAGCCTCGACAGCCACGTGGAGGAGCTTTCAGAGGACCAGAGGAAGTGTGCCTCCGACCACAACCTGGAGCACCTGCTCTGTAAC ctggaggagctcagCACCTCAAT ACAAAAGCTCCACTTGGCTGAGAACCAGGATCTGCCCAAGACATCTGGTCCCTGA